The following proteins are co-located in the Silene latifolia isolate original U9 population chromosome 1, ASM4854445v1, whole genome shotgun sequence genome:
- the LOC141643147 gene encoding uncharacterized protein LOC141643147 encodes MEEECSAHILNKMPPKLGDPGSFSIPCVVGGVPISRALCDLGVSVSIIPLQVARKIGIHNLAPTTMTLQLADRSAKRPLGVLEGIPVKVGKLLIPADFVVLDIPEDSHTPIILGRPFLATGGVLIDVNNGRLTFRIEGDNVEFNLPHLMKGPKVERVGTIEVIDEIVHEIAQEEAEMEEVFHISLHDEAMKEDHHVDEELLKKVEGLLPPKVQLKPLPLSLKYAFLGEGKAYPVIINANLSESQELKLLKILRNHRSSLGYSIDDIKGLSPSLCMHRIVLEEGSQTKVDGLTSINPKMAEVVKNEVLKLLEAGIIYQITDSKWVSPAHVVPKKGGVTMVEQEDRTHLPTRPVTGWRMCIDYRKLNAATLKDHFPIPFIDQMLERLAGHVYYCFLDGYSRLKEALVTAPIIRALDLNLPFEIMCDASDFTVGAVLGQVVDKKHHVIYYTSKTLDQTQCNYSTAKKEMVAIVHVIEKFRQYLVGSKVVVYSDHTALRQLMVKKDAKPRLLRWVLLLQEFDLEIKDKAGSENVVADHLSRLTIEDHGIQDKSVPINEWLRDDSLMEISTKTPWFADLANYLVNGFIPDDFEPRERRKLRHDAKRYFWDDPHLFRKCGDGMFRRCVSREEGLEIVDRVHNSAYGGHLAPQELLRRYSKGDFIGPPCLRTSITW; translated from the exons ATGGAAGAGGaatgtagtgctcatatccttaacaaaATGCCCCCTAAACTTGGTGATCCGGGAAGCTTTTCAATCCCGTGTGTGGTTGGTGGTGTTCCCATTTCAAGAGCTCTTTGTGACCTTGGGGTAAGCGTGAGTATCATACCTCTACAAGTTGCAAGGAAAATTGGCATTCATAATCTTGCTCCTACTACCATGACcctccaattggcggataggtccgcCAAGCGCCCTTTAGGGGTGCTTGAGGGCATACCCGTCAAAGTTGGAAAGCTTTTAATCCCGGCCGACTTTGTTGTGCTTGACATCCCGGAGGATAGCCATACTCCCATTATCCTCggtaggccatttttggctaCCGGAGGTGTACTTATTGATGTAAATAATGGGCGACTAACCTTCCGGATTGAAGGCGACAACGTCGAGTTTAACCTCCCTCATTTGATGAAAGGACCCAAAGTTGAAAGGGTAGGCACTATTGAAGTGATTGATGAAATAGTTCATGAGATAGCTCAAGAAGAAGCGGAAATGGAAGAGGTCTTCCACATATCATTACATGATGAAGCAATGAAAGAAGATCATCATGTGGATGAGGAGCTTTTGAAGAAGGTGGAGGGCcttctccctccaaaggtacaactcaaacctttACCTCTCTCACTCAAATATGCATTCCTTGGTGAGGGGAAGGCTTACCCGGTGATCATAaatgctaacctaagtgagtCACAAGAattgaaacttttaaaaatttTGCGAAATCATAGAAGCtcacttgggtatagcattgatgacatcAAGGGACTAAGcccgagtttgtgcatgcataggATTGTCTTAGAGGAGGGGAGTCAAACAAAGGTTGATGGTCTTACGAGTATAAACCCTAAAATGGCCGAGGTTGTTAAAAATGAAGTTTTGAAATTACTTGAGGCCGGGATTATCTATCAAATAACGGATAGCAAGTGGGTGAGTCCGGCTCACGTGGTACCCAAAAAGGGAGGGGTGACCATGGTTGAGCAAGAAGACAGGACTCACCTACCTACTAGACCGGTGACGGGATGGCGAATGTGTATCGACTATAGGAAACTTAATGCCGCCACCCTTAAAGACCATTTCCCAATCCCCTTTATAGACCAAATGCTCGAGAGACTTGCGGGGCATGTGTATTATTGCTTTCTAGATGGTTACTCCAG GTTGAAGGAGGCATTGGTCACGGCTCCAATAATCCGGGCACTGGATTTGAATCTTCctttcgagatcatgtgcgatgcgtCGGATTTTACGGTGGGCGCAGTATTAGGCCAAGTAGTTGACAAGAAACATCATGTCATCTACTACACTAGCAAGACCCTTGACCAAACGCAATGTAACTATTCAACGGCCAAAAAGGAGATGGTGGCAATTGTGCATGTCATTGAAAAGTTCCGGCAATATCTAGTTGGctctaaggtggtggtttactccgatcacaccgccttgagacaattaATGGTAAAGAAAGATGCAAAGCCCCGACTCTTGAGGTGGGTTTTACTACTCCAAGAGTTCGATTTGGAGATTAAGGATAAGGCCGGGTCGGAAAATGTTGTAGCCGACCACTTATCTAGATTGACCATTGAGGACCATGGGATACAAGACAAGAGTGTACCTATCAATGAGTGGCTAAGAGACGATAGCCTCATGGAAATTAGCACCAAGACTCCTTGGTTTGCGGATCTTGCAAATTACCTTGTGAATGGTTTCATTCCGGATGACTTTGAACCAAGAGAAAGGAGAAAGTTGAGACATGATGCAAAgcggtacttttgggatgatccccaCTTGTTtcgcaagtgtggggatggaatgttCCGAAGATGTGTTTCTAGAGAGGAGGGCTTGGAGATTGTTGACCGAGTTCACAATTCCGCTTATGGGGGACATTTGGCACCTCAAGAACTATTGCGAAGATACTCCAAGGGGGATTTTATTGGCCCTCCATGTTTAAGGACATCCATTACTTGGTGA